The following proteins are co-located in the Sardina pilchardus chromosome 24, fSarPil1.1, whole genome shotgun sequence genome:
- the runx1t1 gene encoding LOW QUALITY PROTEIN: protein CBFA2T1 (The sequence of the model RefSeq protein was modified relative to this genomic sequence to represent the inferred CDS: inserted 1 base in 1 codon), translating into MVGISASFQCRTEKRLTMPDSPADVKTQSRLTPPTMPPPPTSQGAPRTSSFTPTTLTNGSSHSPTTLNGAPSPPNGFSNGPSSSSSSSLANQQLPPACGARQLSKLKRFLTTLQQFGNDISPEIGERVRTLVLGLVNSTLTIENSTSKLQEATNFPLRPXVIPFLKANLPLLQRELLHCARLAKQNPAQYLAQHEQLLLDTSTTSPVDSSELLLDVNENGKRRTPDRTKENGFERDTLHPEHPSKRPCTISPGQRFSPSNGLPYQHQPNGMPHPTPPPPPPPQHYRLDDMALAHHYRESYRHPNHREIRERPRPMGMHGARQEEVIDHRLTDREWAEEWKHLDHLLNCIMDMVEKTRRSLTVLRRCQEADREELNYWIRRYSDAEDLKKGSSSSQSRQQSPGSQDGSQAETHRDLLHRPVSGYVPEEIWKKAEEAVNEVKRQAMSELQKAVSEAERKAHDMISSERAKMERTVAEAKRQAAEDALSVINQQEDSSESCWNCGRKASETCSGCNTARYCGSFCQHKDWEKHHHVCGQTLQAQQQQQQQQQGETPATVSSSATPSSGAVSPSDTPSAATPRSTTPGTPSTIEAATR; encoded by the exons GTCGCACTGAGAAGCGCCTCACCATGCCCGACTCACCGGCGGATGTGAAAACGCAGTCCAGGTTAACGCCCCCCACCATGCCCCCGCCTCCCACCTCACAAGGAGCCCCCAGGACCAGCTCCTTCACCCCCACCACAC tgacCAATGGAAGTAGTCATTCCCCCACCACGCTGAATGGCGCTCCGTCTCCGCCCAACGGCTTCAGTAAcggcccttcctcctcctcctcgtcctcgctgGCCAATCAGCAGCTGCCGCCGGCGTGTGGGGCGCGGCAGCTCAGCAAGCTCAAGCGCTTCCTCACCACGCTGCAGCAGTTCGGCAACGACATCTCGCCCGAGATCGGGGAGAGGGTGCGCACGCTGGTGCTCGGCCTGGTG aacTCCACTCTGACCATAGAGAATTCCACCTCCAAACTGCAAGAGGCGACCAACTTCCCGCTCCGAC TTGTCATCCCCTTTCTGAAG GCCAACCTGCCCCTGCTGCAGCGCGAGCTGCTCCACTGCGCGCGGCTGGCCAAGCAGAACCCCGCCCAGTACCTGGCCCAGCAcgagcagctgctgctggacaccagcaccacctcgCCCGTCGACTCATCCGAGCTGCTGCTGGACGTCAACGAGAACGGCAAGAGGCGGACGCCGGACAG aaccAAAGAGAATGGCTTCGAGCGGGACACGCTGCACCCGGAGCACCCCAGCAAGAGGCCGTGCACCATCAGCCCCGGCCAGCGCTTCAGCCCGTCCAACGGCCTGCCCTACCAGCACCAGCCCAACGGCATGCCGCACCCCACgccccccccgccgcccccaCCGCAGCACTACCGGCTGGACGACATGGCTCTGGCGCATCACTACCGCGAGTCCTACCGCCACCCCAACCACCGCGAGATCAGGGAGCGCCCCAGGCCCATGG GAATGCACGGAGCTCGGCAAGAGGAGGTCATCGATCACCGGCTCACGGACCGGGAATGGGCAGAGGAGTGGAAACACCTTGACCAT cTGCTGAACTGTATCATGGACATGGTGGAGAAGACGCGACGCTCGCTCACGGTGCTTCGGCGTTGCCAGGAGGCCGACCGCGAGGAGCTCAACTACTGGATCCGCCGCTACAGCGACGCCGAGGACCTCAAgaagggcagcagcagcagccagtcacgCCAGCAGAGCCCCGGGAGCCAGGACGGCTCGCAAGCAG AGACTCACCGGGACCTGCTTCACAGGCCAGTGTCAGGCTATGTGCCAGAGGAAATCTGGAAGAAAGCCG AAGAGGCTGTGAACGAGGTGAAGAGGCAGGCCATGTCCGAGCTGCAGAAGGCCGTGTCCGAGGCTGAGCGGAAGGCGCACGACATGATCAGCAGCGAGCGCGCCAAGATGGAGCGCACCGTCGCCGAGGCCAAGCGGCAGGCGGCCGAGGATGCCCTCTCCGTCATCAACCAGCAGGAGGACTCTAGTGAG agctgctggAACTGCGGGCGCAAGGCCAGCGAGACGTGCAGCGGCTGCAACACGGCGCGCTACTGCGGCTCCTTCTGCCAGCACAAGGACTGGGAGAAGCACCACCACGTGTGCGGCCAGACCCTccaggcccagcagcagcagcagcagcagcagcagggcgaGACGCCGGCCACCGTCAGCTCCTCGGCCACCCCCAGCAGCGGAGCGGTCAGCCCCTCCGACACGCCCTCGGCCGCCACGCCCCGCTCCACGACCCCCGGAACCCCCTCCACAATAGAGGCCGCTACCCGTTAG